The following nucleotide sequence is from Chryseobacterium sp. CY350.
CTAAACCAAGTACGTGATATTTTTCTTTTTAGTTGCTATACAGGTTTAGCGTATATTGATGTAAAGAAATTGTCCAAATCTCACGTCAATATTGGAATAGATGGCGACCAATGGATATTCACACATCGTCAGAAAACGGATACCTCAACTAGAGTTCCGTTACTGCCTTTAGCCCAAGAACTGATCTTGAAGTATGAAGACCATCCGGAATGTGTAAATTCAAATGTCTTGTTTCCCGTACTCAGTAATCAAAAAATGAATTCATATCTCAAAGAAATTGTGAACGTCTGTGGAATCAATAAAGAATTGACATTTCATATTGCAAGGCATACATTCGCCACAACGATTACACTCTCCAATGGCGTACCTATTGAAAGCGTAAGTAAAATGCTCGGTCATACGAATATCAAAACCACTCAGCATTATGCGAAAATTTTGGACAAAAAGGTGAGTGATGATATGTCGAATTTGAGAAGTAAACTACAGAATATAAATAACTAGAATATTATTGAATTTTTTTATAACATAATAAATATAAGAATCAGGATATAAGAGATTGCTATAAAATCTAATTCTCGCATCAAAATACTTTAAAAAGATTAAATTAAATAGAGTCCTGTCTTGTGAACATGACAGGACTCTATTCAAACCATTTATTAGCAGATATAGATAATATTTTGAAGGTCTTAAGTAGTATATAAGTTACACTATTCAATATTATTTAAACTTGAGATATTGTTAAAGATGGTTCTTTGGTAGGTTTATACAATCTAAAAATAATCAAATATTTATTTTAAACTGACCAGTTTATTATTTACCTTTGCAACATTATGGGAAGGAACAAAGAATTTGATTACGAGCAGAAATTGGACGTTGCACTAGAACTTTTCTGGAAGCAGGGATTTCATTCCACATCTATCACAGACCTTGAGAATGGTATGGAAATAAACCGAAGCAGTATTTATCCAACTTATGGTGATAAGAAAGCGCTGCTCATTAAATGCCTGACCAAGTACATGAAGTCTAAAGTTTCAGAGTATGAAAGTGTATCAGATGATCCTAAATCCCATACTATTGAAACATTAAGAAAGACCTTACGGCTGGCAATTGACCAGAGCATCAACGAAGAACGAACGTGCTTGGCTGTTAAGATAGCATTTGAAGTAGCCTTGACAGATGAAGATATCAGAACGTTGTTGGCTGGCAATGAGAAGAAAATCGAAAAGATTTATTTTGAAATTGTAGAGAAAGGGCAGGAGCAAGGTTGTATAAAAGGTGATCTCGATCCAAAATTAACTGCTGCTTTCCTTGCTGGTTCTTCCAGCGCACTTTTCAAAAATTATGCTTTGAATAAAAACCGAAAAACCATCTATGATATGATTGAAAATTTAATCCAAATGATCAAAGTCTAATTATTACAGCATCTTCATGTAACTAATAACAAACAATATTTTTTTAACCTTTTTTAAACCGTTCAGTTTAATATGAATTTAAATCTCAACAAAAAGATAGCGTATATGGGATGTCTCGGCGTTATCGGAATTATCAGTACAGAATTTGGTGTGATCGGCATCTTGCCTCAGATCGCTGACTATTATAAAATCAATATTGCAACAGCAGGCTATTTACTGAGCGCATTTGCCTTAACGATTGCGCTTACAGGACCTTTTATGGTTTTGTATCTGTCAAAATTTGACAAAAAGAAAGTGATGATCTGTGCTCTTGGATTGTTCTTGATCTCGAATGTGTTCTCAAGCTTTAGCCCCCCGTTCTGGTTGCTGATGATACTGCGGATACTGCCGACATTTCTGCATCCTGCATTTTTTTCTATGGTGATCGCTGCTGCGACTAAAGATGCTTCTCCTCAAATGCAGATGCGATTGACCAGTATTATTATCGGTGGAATTGCACTTGCTCAGGTAACATTAATTCCTTTCACCACATTTGTTGCAAGTATCTATTCTTGGCAGTGGAGCTATGTTATTCAAGGGTTATTAATTTTGATAACACTGATCACCATCTATAAATATTTGCCTTCAATGCCTACCAACGAAGTGAAGTCTTTTAAAAATCAATTGAGCATCCTTATGAGACCCAAGTTTATCGCTGGAACAGCTGTAAATCTATTTCTCATCACTGCGTGGTTCTGCTCCTACAGTTATTTTGCAGACTATCTTTCGAAAGAGAAAGGATTAAGTACACAGGAAATCAGTTACATGCTTTTACTATTTGGTGTGATGGGTGTAATCTCCAACTTTTTGGCAGGTCGCTTATTAGGGAAGTATATGATCTGGACTACTTTGTTTTTCCTTGCCGGTACGTTTCTTCTTCCATTTGCATTTCAATATACCGATGGCTCAATTCTCAGCATAGCAGTCGTGGTCGGATTTTGGGGAATTATGTACGGACCTTGTTTCCTGATAGGTGTCGGGCATATGGTCTCGGCAGCGTCAGATGCAAAGGAATTTGCTAATAGTTTGCAGACCTCATTTGGAAATCTAGGTGTTTCATTAGGTACTGCTACCGGAGGTTGGTTTATTAGTCAATATGGAATATCCGTTACACCTTGGGTGGGTGTTGGATTTGGTCTACTGGCGCTTATTGTAATTTTTTGGAGAGCCTGGCTTGATAGATACGTAAGTGAGAAATAGGTGTCATTTACTAAAAATTATTCTTTTTGTGTTTCGAACAAAAATGTATTAAAGTAATAAAAATGCTAATTCGGCTTATTCTGGAATCAAAAACAAAAAAAATGGCTCAATTTGGATTAAATTGGAGCCATTTGGATGGTTGTGAACTTAACAGGACTCTATTCAAACCATTTACTACAAGACATAGATAATATTTTGAAGGTTCTAGATGGTATTTAAGTTATACTTTGATATATTAAAAATCATAAGAATACCAAATTGTATTCAGGATTTGTCTCATTTAGTGATAGGAGCGATGGCTGGATGTTTTTACCTTGGCTGCATTTTTATCCGTTTCATATTGAAAAACTTCCTAATCCAGTTATCTAATCAATCAACAACTGGTATATGCGGCATGGAATTAACTGGCTGATTATTAGTTAGATTGTGCCGTTCGTTTGGATTAGTGTAGTAGATTGCCAGTAGTTTACGGACAAATCGATTATATTGTATAGGTAAAATCCTTATTTTTATAAAAAACTAAAAACTCTCAACTATGAAACTACAAATTACCCAGATGTTCAATCGGGGCAAGCATGATTATGAGAAGGTACTGATCAATACCTTAGATAATACGAGTCTCCTTCTTTCTATACATCAGGATCATAAAAACGATTCCAGAAAATCACTTTGCACATCTAAGATTAAAACAAACCTTTAATTTAAATCGACACAAATACGCCAACTATAAAATGAGTTTATTGATAAGGATTTTACAGACAAAATGTGGTGATTCCATACTTATAAAATTAGGTAAGGCACCTGTTCAAAATATATTGGTTGATTCGGGTTATGTGGATACCTATAAAACCGCGCTAAAACCACAGATGAATGAATTTGACAAACCAAGTGAAAATTTTAAACTATGGATTCTAACCCATCTTGATGCGGACCATATCAATGGATCTGTTGCTTTTTTTCGTGACAAAAAATTCGCACCCTCCCGAATGCCGGAAGAAATTTGGTTCAACTGTTTCAACCGCTTCAACATCATTGAGAAATCGTCTGCAAAAAGTGTAGAAAAAGGTATCGAAATCAGAGACTTTCTAAAGGGTACCAAAACGCTATTGAACAATGAAGTCCTTGCAGAAAAACAATGGGAGATTAATGGACTAGCAATAGAGGTAATTGCGCCAGGAAAACCCCAATACGATTTGCTGGGGGAAAAATGGGAAAAAGAGGAAGCAGCATTTCATAAAAAAAACTCCAACAAGCTTAAAGCTGTAGAAGAGAGTGACTACAAATATCCGATAGAAGAACTAGTTAAAAAATCCGATAGGAAAGAGAGCAAGAAGGATATTAATAACTTGAGCAGCATAGCGTTTATATTAACCTACGATGGTAAAAGGATCTTGTTTCTAGGTGATGCAACCCCAACAACAATAAAGCAGGGATTACAGGAATATCTGAACAAAAGCGGTGAGCAGAGGATCAAGTGTGAATACGTAAAGTTGCCGCATCATGGAAGCATCTATAATTATAGCGAATCGCTCTTTGACCTGATCGACTGCAACCAGTTTGTTATCTGTGCCAATGGGGATAACTCGCATAAACTTCCAAACAAGGAGACGCTCTCGAAGATTTTATGCCACCCTAAAAGGAATATAGAAGAGAAAATAAATTTCATATTCAATTACAGTAATCCGACGTTAAAATCGATA
It contains:
- a CDS encoding ComEC/Rec2 family competence protein; this translates as MSLLIRILQTKCGDSILIKLGKAPVQNILVDSGYVDTYKTALKPQMNEFDKPSENFKLWILTHLDADHINGSVAFFRDKKFAPSRMPEEIWFNCFNRFNIIEKSSAKSVEKGIEIRDFLKGTKTLLNNEVLAEKQWEINGLAIEVIAPGKPQYDLLGEKWEKEEAAFHKKNSNKLKAVEESDYKYPIEELVKKSDRKESKKDINNLSSIAFILTYDGKRILFLGDATPTTIKQGLQEYLNKSGEQRIKCEYVKLPHHGSIYNYSESLFDLIDCNQFVICANGDNSHKLPNKETLSKILCHPKRNIEEKINFIFNYSNPTLKSIFKVDKSASKKYNFDCSFPKGSEKYYEIKL
- a CDS encoding TetR/AcrR family transcriptional regulator is translated as MGRNKEFDYEQKLDVALELFWKQGFHSTSITDLENGMEINRSSIYPTYGDKKALLIKCLTKYMKSKVSEYESVSDDPKSHTIETLRKTLRLAIDQSINEERTCLAVKIAFEVALTDEDIRTLLAGNEKKIEKIYFEIVEKGQEQGCIKGDLDPKLTAAFLAGSSSALFKNYALNKNRKTIYDMIENLIQMIKV
- a CDS encoding MFS transporter yields the protein MNLNLNKKIAYMGCLGVIGIISTEFGVIGILPQIADYYKINIATAGYLLSAFALTIALTGPFMVLYLSKFDKKKVMICALGLFLISNVFSSFSPPFWLLMILRILPTFLHPAFFSMVIAAATKDASPQMQMRLTSIIIGGIALAQVTLIPFTTFVASIYSWQWSYVIQGLLILITLITIYKYLPSMPTNEVKSFKNQLSILMRPKFIAGTAVNLFLITAWFCSYSYFADYLSKEKGLSTQEISYMLLLFGVMGVISNFLAGRLLGKYMIWTTLFFLAGTFLLPFAFQYTDGSILSIAVVVGFWGIMYGPCFLIGVGHMVSAASDAKEFANSLQTSFGNLGVSLGTATGGWFISQYGISVTPWVGVGFGLLALIVIFWRAWLDRYVSEK